One Narcine bancroftii isolate sNarBan1 chromosome 3, sNarBan1.hap1, whole genome shotgun sequence DNA window includes the following coding sequences:
- the LOC138757658 gene encoding short coiled-coil protein isoform X6, producing the protein MNNEMEVIDPESQVELEEKTRLINQVLELQHTLEELSARVDAVKEENLKLKSENQVLGQYIENLMSASSVFQTTDTKGKRK; encoded by the exons TAATTGACCCTGAGAGTCAAGTAGAGTTGGAAGAGAAGACACGATTGATTAATCAAGTTTTGGAACTTCAACATACTTTAGAAG AGCTGTCAGCACGTGTAGATGCTGTAAAAGAAGAGAATCTaaaactgaaatctgaaaatcaagttcttGGACAGTACATCGAAAACCTTATGTCGGCTTCTAGTGTTTTCCAAACAACAGACACAAAAGGCAAACGAAAATGA